In a genomic window of Croceibacterium sp. TMG7-5b_MA50:
- a CDS encoding glycoside hydrolase family 95 protein, with product MAGWQPHMDRRDALATLGAGLALAPGGAAAVANAGSQATGGSPASDSVLWYAQPAASWVEALPVGAGRIGAMVHGGTTREYLQLNEDTLWSGGPYDPASPDARDALPTARELIFAGRFAEAETLLSEKVMARPLKQMPYGTVGWLVLTRLGSVPGPPPFSAERAIRSVVTPSVPPMPLPGYRRELDLDSAVATTSWTADDGTIHRQDVLASHPHQVIAVRITADRPGAVSLALAFVSPNKDAAVAAGRAGELMLSGANAPAQGVAGALTYNARALMQHKGGTLRQEGDQLIVTGADEVVLLVAMATSYRRYDDVSGDPAAITATQIDRARPLGWRRIAEDSSADHRALFRRVSLDLGRTPHADLPTDQRVRRGGAGDDPSLAALYFNYARYLLIGSSRPGSQPANLQGIWNDSTSPPWGGKYTININTQMNYWPAEPAALPECVEPLVAMLRDLSVTGARTARTMYGARGWVCHHNTDLWRATAPIDAPSYGMWPMGGAWLTTHLWDHYDYGRDRAFLQSVYPIMQGAALFFVDTLVRDPLTGAMVTNPTTSPENRHGGMSALCAGPTMDAGILRDLFTQVADAADILGTDADLARQLRALREELPPFRIGGQGQLQEWQQDWDAQAQDINHRHVSHLYTVYPARQISVETTPDLAKAAMRSLDIRGDEATGWATAWRIALWARLRDGNRAHGILRFLIGPQRTYPNMFDAHPPFQIDGNFGGAAAIAEMLLSSADETILLLPALPDAWPAGSVSGLRARGACTVDLTWRRGAPDSVTLRSTIGGRRIVRFGDVTRALDLAPGQEVRLAGPHLRPA from the coding sequence CGCATCGGCGCCATGGTCCATGGCGGCACCACCCGCGAATACCTGCAATTGAACGAGGATACACTGTGGTCGGGCGGCCCCTACGATCCTGCCAGTCCGGATGCACGCGATGCCCTGCCGACTGCGCGTGAGCTGATCTTCGCTGGACGCTTTGCGGAAGCGGAGACGCTGCTGAGCGAGAAGGTCATGGCCCGCCCGTTGAAGCAGATGCCATACGGCACCGTCGGCTGGCTGGTGCTGACCCGCCTCGGCAGCGTGCCCGGCCCGCCGCCTTTCAGTGCGGAGCGGGCGATCCGCAGCGTGGTGACGCCGTCGGTCCCGCCCATGCCGCTGCCCGGCTACCGGCGCGAACTGGACCTCGACAGTGCGGTCGCCACCACCAGCTGGACCGCCGACGATGGCACGATCCACCGGCAGGACGTGCTCGCATCCCACCCGCACCAGGTGATCGCCGTGCGGATCACCGCCGATCGACCGGGCGCGGTGTCGCTGGCGCTGGCCTTCGTGTCGCCGAACAAGGACGCAGCCGTTGCCGCCGGGCGGGCGGGCGAACTGATGCTGTCGGGCGCCAATGCTCCGGCACAGGGGGTGGCGGGGGCGCTGACCTACAATGCGCGCGCATTGATGCAGCACAAGGGCGGTACGTTGCGGCAGGAGGGCGATCAGCTGATCGTGACCGGTGCTGACGAGGTGGTGCTGCTGGTGGCCATGGCGACCAGCTATCGCCGGTACGACGATGTCTCCGGCGATCCCGCCGCGATCACCGCCACGCAGATCGACCGCGCCCGCCCGCTGGGATGGCGCCGGATCGCGGAGGACAGCAGCGCCGATCATCGGGCGCTGTTCCGCCGGGTGTCGCTCGATCTCGGGCGCACGCCGCACGCGGACCTGCCGACCGATCAGCGCGTGCGGCGCGGGGGGGCGGGGGATGATCCGTCGCTGGCGGCGCTGTATTTCAATTATGCCCGCTACCTGCTGATCGGCAGTTCCCGCCCGGGCAGCCAGCCGGCCAACCTGCAGGGTATCTGGAACGATTCCACCAGCCCGCCATGGGGCGGCAAGTACACGATCAACATCAACACGCAGATGAACTACTGGCCGGCGGAGCCTGCCGCGCTGCCTGAATGCGTGGAGCCGCTGGTGGCGATGCTGCGGGACCTGTCCGTTACCGGCGCCCGCACCGCGCGGACGATGTATGGCGCCCGCGGCTGGGTCTGCCATCACAATACGGATCTGTGGCGCGCGACCGCGCCGATCGACGCGCCAAGCTACGGCATGTGGCCCATGGGCGGCGCGTGGCTGACCACACATCTGTGGGACCACTACGATTACGGCCGCGACCGCGCCTTTCTGCAATCGGTCTACCCGATCATGCAGGGTGCGGCACTGTTCTTCGTGGACACGCTGGTCCGCGATCCGCTGACCGGTGCCATGGTGACGAACCCGACCACTTCGCCGGAGAACCGACATGGCGGGATGAGCGCGCTTTGTGCCGGCCCGACGATGGATGCCGGCATCCTGCGCGACCTGTTCACCCAAGTGGCGGATGCGGCCGACATCCTTGGCACGGATGCCGACCTCGCGCGGCAATTGCGCGCCTTGCGCGAAGAGCTGCCGCCATTCCGCATCGGTGGGCAGGGCCAGTTGCAGGAATGGCAGCAAGATTGGGATGCGCAGGCGCAGGACATCAATCACCGGCACGTCAGCCACCTCTATACGGTCTATCCGGCCCGGCAGATCAGCGTGGAGACGACCCCCGACCTGGCGAAGGCGGCGATGCGATCGTTGGACATTCGCGGAGACGAGGCCACCGGGTGGGCGACTGCGTGGCGCATTGCCTTGTGGGCGCGCCTGCGCGACGGCAATCGTGCGCACGGCATCCTGCGGTTCCTGATTGGGCCGCAGCGTACCTATCCCAACATGTTCGATGCGCACCCGCCCTTCCAGATCGACGGCAATTTCGGGGGCGCCGCCGCCATCGCGGAAATGTTGCTGAGCAGCGCGGACGAGACGATCCTGCTGCTGCCCGCCTTGCCCGACGCATGGCCTGCCGGTTCGGTCAGCGGCCTGCGCGCGCGGGGCGCCTGTACCGTCGACCTGACCTGGCGCCGCGGCGCCCCTGACAGCGTGACGCTACGCAGCACGATCGGCGGACGCCGGATCGTCCGGTTCGGGGATGTGACCCGGGCACTCGATCTCGCGCCCGGTCAGGAGGTACGGCTGGCCGGGCCGCATTTGCGGCCGGCCTGA
- a CDS encoding rhamnogalacturonan lyase, producing MEALDRGVVVVPAVEGGNLVSWRMMATDSMAARFNVYRDGTLLNAQPIADRTNLVDAGGTAASTYTVRAVLKGVPQAPSAAAGVWSEGYRSIPLSPPPGGTLGGAAFSYMPNDASVGDLDGDGQYEIVLKWDPTNAKDNSQSGYTGDVYMDAYRLDGTRLWRMNLGRNIRAGAHYTQFMVYDFDGDGRAEVMMKTADGTVDGTGQVIGDATADYRNSNGYVLAGPEYLTVFNGLTGAAMATIDYNPPRHPDTLSPSSSQLNAVWGDGYGNRVDRFLAGVAYLDGSRPSAVFARGYYTRTTLWAVDWRNGQLTQRWFFDSDVAGEEYRGQGNHQLAIADVDGDRRDEIVYGAMAVDDTGAALWNSNLKHGDAMHVTDHLPSRPGLEKFGVHEDYRGNGGVGSSMLDARTGEVIWSTPSTRDIGRGIAIDIDPRHPGSEAWAASSNNLYNSAGQLIGTRRPSAINFAIWWDGDLLRELQDGFTISKWNWETNAATPLLSPTGMTSNNGTKATPTLSGDILGDWREELILPSADGTELRIYATPYSTPYRLRTLMHDPVYRLAIAWQNVAYNQPPHPGFHLGDGANLIGK from the coding sequence ATGGAGGCACTAGACCGGGGCGTCGTGGTCGTCCCGGCGGTTGAAGGGGGCAATCTCGTCTCCTGGCGGATGATGGCCACGGACAGCATGGCCGCGCGCTTCAACGTCTATCGCGACGGCACGCTGCTGAATGCCCAGCCGATCGCCGACCGCACCAATCTGGTCGATGCCGGCGGAACCGCCGCTTCCACCTACACCGTGCGTGCGGTGCTGAAGGGCGTGCCGCAAGCCCCATCCGCTGCCGCGGGGGTATGGAGCGAGGGCTACCGCTCCATTCCGCTGTCGCCGCCGCCGGGCGGCACGCTGGGCGGGGCAGCCTTCAGCTATATGCCCAACGACGCCAGCGTCGGCGATCTGGATGGTGACGGGCAGTACGAGATCGTGCTGAAGTGGGACCCGACCAACGCCAAGGACAATTCGCAGAGCGGGTATACCGGCGATGTCTACATGGACGCCTATCGTCTGGATGGCACCCGGCTGTGGCGCATGAACCTGGGCCGCAACATCCGCGCCGGCGCCCACTACACGCAGTTCATGGTCTATGACTTCGACGGGGATGGCCGGGCTGAGGTCATGATGAAGACCGCCGACGGCACGGTGGACGGCACCGGGCAAGTGATCGGCGATGCCACTGCCGATTATCGCAACAGCAACGGCTACGTACTCGCCGGTCCCGAATACCTGACCGTCTTCAACGGACTGACAGGTGCGGCCATGGCGACGATCGACTACAACCCGCCGCGCCATCCTGATACGCTATCGCCCAGTTCCAGCCAGCTGAACGCCGTCTGGGGCGATGGCTATGGCAACCGGGTAGACCGCTTCCTGGCGGGGGTCGCCTATCTGGATGGAAGCCGCCCGTCCGCCGTGTTCGCCCGCGGCTATTACACCCGCACCACGCTGTGGGCGGTGGATTGGCGCAATGGCCAGCTGACGCAGCGCTGGTTCTTCGACAGCGACGTGGCCGGCGAAGAGTATCGCGGCCAGGGCAATCACCAGCTGGCCATCGCCGATGTGGACGGGGATCGGCGGGACGAGATCGTCTATGGCGCGATGGCGGTCGACGACACTGGCGCGGCGCTGTGGAACAGCAACCTGAAGCATGGCGATGCCATGCATGTGACCGACCATCTGCCATCGCGTCCGGGCCTGGAGAAGTTCGGCGTGCATGAGGATTATCGTGGCAATGGCGGGGTCGGCTCCTCCATGCTGGACGCCCGCACGGGGGAGGTGATCTGGAGCACCCCGTCCACCCGCGACATTGGCCGCGGTATCGCGATCGACATCGACCCGCGTCATCCGGGGTCGGAGGCATGGGCCGCCAGCAGCAACAACCTGTACAATTCCGCTGGGCAGCTGATCGGCACCCGGCGGCCGAGCGCTATCAACTTCGCAATCTGGTGGGATGGCGACCTGCTGCGGGAACTGCAGGACGGCTTCACGATCAGCAAGTGGAACTGGGAGACGAACGCGGCCACCCCGCTGCTGTCGCCGACCGGGATGACCAGCAATAACGGTACGAAGGCCACGCCCACCCTGTCGGGCGACATCCTGGGCGACTGGCGGGAGGAGCTGATCCTGCCATCGGCAGACGGTACGGAGCTGCGCATCTATGCCACCCCGTACTCCACGCCTTATCGCCTGCGAACGCTGATGCATGATCCGGTCTACCGCCTGGCGATCGCCTGGCAGAACGTCGCCTACAACCAGCCGCCGCATCCCGGCTTCCATCTGGGCGATGGCGCGAACCTGATCGGCAAGTAG
- the dcd gene encoding dCTP deaminase: MTILSDRWIREQAQGAGMIEPFVERQQREGCISYGLSSYGYDARVADEFKIFTNVDNAVVDPKDFSANSFVDRKTDVCVIPPNSFVLARTVEYFRIPRDVLVICLGKSTYARCGIIVNVTPLEPEWEGHVTLEFSNTTPLPARIYANEGACQFLFLRGNEPCEVSYADRAGKYMGQQGVTLPKL, translated from the coding sequence ATGACGATTCTCTCCGACCGCTGGATCCGCGAACAGGCGCAGGGCGCCGGCATGATCGAACCCTTCGTGGAACGCCAGCAGCGCGAAGGGTGCATCTCCTACGGCCTCAGCTCCTACGGCTACGATGCGCGGGTGGCGGACGAGTTCAAGATTTTCACCAATGTCGACAATGCTGTGGTCGATCCCAAGGATTTCTCCGCCAACAGCTTCGTCGATCGCAAGACGGACGTCTGCGTGATCCCGCCCAACAGCTTCGTGCTGGCGCGCACCGTCGAATATTTCCGCATCCCGCGCGATGTGCTGGTGATCTGCCTTGGCAAGTCGACCTACGCCCGATGCGGCATCATCGTGAACGTGACCCCGCTGGAGCCGGAGTGGGAGGGGCACGTCACGCTGGAATTCAGCAATACCACGCCGCTGCCCGCCCGCATCTACGCCAACGAAGGCGCGTGCCAGTTCCTGTTCCTGCGGGGGAACGAGCCGTGCGAGGTCAGCTACGCTGACCGGGCCGGCAAGTATATGGGCCAGCAGGGTGTAACCCTGCCCAAGCTGTAG